A part of Streptomyces sp. NBC_01235 genomic DNA contains:
- a CDS encoding vitamin K epoxide reductase family protein, giving the protein MSKTTVKDVSTESEPERVAATEPRTVGGSRAFAILLLITGAAGLLAAWVITIDKFKILEGKVDGKTFTPSCSINPIVSCGSVMESKQAAAFGFPNPMLGLVAYGIVICVGMSLLARARFPRWYWLTFNFGTLFGVAFCTWLQYQSLYEINALCLWCSLAWVATITMFWYVTSFNVRNDFLPAPGWLKRFFGEFTWVLPATHVGIIAMLILTRWGTDLWA; this is encoded by the coding sequence ATGAGCAAGACGACAGTCAAAGACGTCTCCACGGAGTCCGAGCCCGAGCGCGTCGCCGCGACCGAGCCCCGGACGGTGGGCGGCAGCCGCGCGTTCGCGATCCTGCTGCTGATCACCGGCGCGGCCGGTCTGCTCGCCGCGTGGGTCATCACGATCGACAAGTTCAAGATCCTCGAAGGCAAGGTGGACGGCAAGACGTTCACCCCCAGTTGCAGCATCAATCCGATCGTGTCCTGCGGCAGCGTCATGGAGAGCAAGCAGGCCGCAGCCTTCGGCTTCCCCAACCCGATGCTCGGCCTCGTCGCCTACGGCATCGTCATCTGCGTCGGCATGAGCCTGCTGGCCCGGGCCCGCTTCCCCCGCTGGTACTGGCTGACCTTCAACTTCGGCACCCTCTTCGGCGTCGCCTTCTGCACCTGGCTGCAGTACCAGTCCCTGTACGAGATCAACGCCCTGTGCCTGTGGTGCTCGCTGGCCTGGGTCGCGACGATCACCATGTTCTGGTACGTCACGTCGTTCAACGTGCGCAACGACTTCCTGCCCGCACCGGGCTGGCTGAAGCGGTTCTTCGGCGAGTTCACCTGGGTCCTGCCGGCCACCCACGTCGGCATCATCGCCATGCTGATCCT
- the hisS gene encoding histidine--tRNA ligase, with translation MSTFQAPRGTYDLIPPRSAKFLAVREAIASPLRNSGYGYIETPGFEDVSLFARGVGESTDIVSKEMYAFETKGGDKLALRPEGTASVLRAALEANLHKQGNLPVKLWYSGSYYRYEKPQAGRYRHFSQVGAEAIGAEDPALDAELIILADQAYRSLGLRNFRILLNSLGDKECRPVYREALQNFLRGLDLDEDTLRRAEINPLRVLDDKRESVQKQLGDAPLLRDYLCDACKAYHEEVRELITAAGVAFEDDPKLVRGLDYYTRTTFEFVHDGLGSQSAVGGGGRYDGLSEMIGGPALPSVGWALGVDRTVLALEAEGVEPALPASTSVYAVPLGEAARRVLFAKVTELRKLGVAADFSYGAKGLKGAMKNANRSGARYTIVAGERDLAEGVVQLKEMETGEQTAIGVNEIVAELEARLG, from the coding sequence GTGAGCACCTTTCAGGCCCCCAGGGGCACGTACGACCTGATTCCGCCGCGTTCCGCGAAGTTCCTCGCGGTGCGTGAGGCGATCGCCTCCCCGCTGCGCAACTCCGGTTACGGCTACATCGAGACGCCTGGCTTCGAGGACGTCAGCCTGTTCGCGCGAGGTGTCGGTGAGTCCACCGACATCGTCAGCAAGGAGATGTACGCCTTCGAGACCAAGGGCGGCGACAAGCTGGCTCTGCGCCCCGAGGGCACGGCGTCCGTGCTGCGCGCGGCGCTGGAGGCGAACCTGCACAAGCAGGGCAACCTGCCGGTCAAGCTCTGGTACTCGGGCTCGTACTACCGGTACGAGAAGCCGCAGGCAGGCCGCTACAGGCACTTCTCGCAGGTCGGCGCCGAGGCGATCGGCGCCGAGGACCCGGCGCTGGACGCCGAGCTGATCATCCTGGCGGACCAGGCGTACCGCTCGCTGGGCCTCAGGAACTTCCGCATCCTCCTCAACAGCCTGGGCGACAAGGAGTGCCGTCCGGTGTACCGGGAGGCGCTGCAGAACTTCCTGCGGGGTCTGGACCTCGACGAGGACACGCTGCGCCGTGCGGAGATCAACCCCCTCCGTGTCCTCGACGACAAGCGCGAGTCTGTCCAGAAGCAGCTCGGGGACGCCCCCCTCCTGCGTGACTACCTCTGCGACGCCTGCAAGGCGTACCACGAGGAGGTCCGCGAGCTGATCACGGCGGCGGGCGTCGCCTTCGAGGACGACCCCAAGCTGGTCCGCGGCCTTGACTACTACACCCGTACGACCTTCGAGTTCGTCCACGACGGACTGGGTTCCCAGTCCGCGGTGGGCGGCGGCGGCCGCTACGACGGTCTCTCCGAGATGATCGGCGGTCCCGCGCTGCCGTCGGTGGGCTGGGCCCTGGGCGTCGACCGTACGGTGCTCGCACTGGAGGCGGAGGGCGTGGAGCCGGCGCTGCCGGCCTCGACGTCCGTCTATGCGGTCCCGCTGGGCGAGGCGGCCCGCCGGGTGCTGTTCGCGAAGGTCACAGAGCTGCGCAAGCTCGGTGTCGCGGCCGACTTCTCCTACGGCGCCAAGGGGCTCAAGGGCGCCATGAAGAACGCCAACCGCAGCGGGGCCCGCTACACGATCGTCGCCGGCGAACGCGACCTCGCCGAGGGCGTCGTCCAGCTCAAGGAGATGGAGACCGGCGAGCAGACGGCGATCGGCGTGAACGAGATCGTGGCGGAACTGGAGGCGAGGCTGGGTTAG
- a CDS encoding MBL fold metallo-hydrolase — MLIAGFPAGAWGTNCYLVAPAAGEECVIIDPGHQAAPGVEEAIRKHRLKPVAVVLTHGHIDHVASVVPVCGAHDVPAWIHPEDRYMMSDPEKALGRSIGMPLMGELTVGEPDDVRELTDGVRLDLAGLEFSVAHAPGHTKGSVTFRMPETTEIPSVFFSGDLLFAGSIGRTDLPGGDMAEMLDSLARVCLPLEDSTVVLSGHGPQTTIGQERAANPYLRQVATGQGAGSTTPPRRGM; from the coding sequence GTGCTCATTGCCGGGTTCCCCGCCGGGGCCTGGGGGACGAACTGTTATCTCGTCGCCCCCGCCGCCGGCGAGGAGTGCGTGATCATCGACCCGGGCCACCAGGCGGCCCCAGGAGTCGAGGAAGCGATCAGGAAGCATCGGCTCAAGCCCGTCGCCGTCGTCCTCACCCACGGTCACATCGACCATGTGGCCTCGGTCGTCCCGGTGTGCGGCGCGCACGACGTACCGGCCTGGATCCACCCCGAGGACCGGTACATGATGAGCGACCCCGAGAAGGCGCTCGGCCGGTCCATCGGGATGCCGCTGATGGGCGAGCTGACCGTGGGGGAGCCGGACGACGTCCGTGAACTGACCGACGGCGTACGGCTGGACCTGGCGGGTCTGGAGTTCTCCGTCGCGCACGCGCCGGGCCATACCAAGGGGTCGGTGACCTTCCGGATGCCCGAGACGACCGAGATCCCCTCGGTCTTCTTCTCCGGGGATCTGCTGTTCGCCGGCTCCATCGGACGCACCGACCTGCCCGGCGGTGACATGGCCGAGATGCTCGACTCGCTGGCTCGTGTGTGCCTGCCGCTCGAGGACTCGACCGTGGTGCTGTCCGGCCACGGCCCCCAGACGACCATCGGCCAGGAGCGCGCCGCCAACCCGTATCTGCGGCAGGTGGCGACCGGCCAGGGAGCGGGTTCGACGACCCCTCCCCGACGAGGAATGTGA
- a CDS encoding peptidylprolyl isomerase — MVTQEQRKRQLAREKFLRQQQRRTSARRKARVRNSVIASVLGVIIIGSLALYTTGVLKDDDKANASSQTTPSAAPSAAKDPCEKAAAGSVKTQTWKKEPAVTIDTSAKYTMTLATTCGDIGIALKAKAAPHTVNSFDFLAGKGYFDHTKCHRLTTNGIYVLQCGDPTGQGSGGPGYTIPDENLKDASLKSNVYPAGTVAMANTGQAHTGGSQFFLVYQDSQLPPSYTPFGTLSADGMKVLQKIAAAGENTGAGDGAPNATVVINKATVTKS; from the coding sequence GTGGTCACCCAGGAACAGCGGAAGCGTCAGCTCGCCCGGGAGAAGTTCTTGCGGCAGCAGCAGCGGCGCACCTCCGCCCGACGCAAGGCTCGGGTGCGCAACTCGGTGATCGCGTCGGTGCTCGGCGTGATCATCATCGGCAGCCTGGCGCTGTACACGACCGGCGTCCTGAAGGACGACGACAAGGCGAACGCGAGCTCGCAGACGACGCCGTCCGCGGCGCCCAGCGCCGCGAAGGACCCGTGCGAGAAGGCGGCTGCGGGCTCGGTCAAGACGCAGACCTGGAAGAAGGAGCCGGCGGTCACGATCGACACGTCGGCGAAGTACACGATGACGCTCGCGACGACGTGCGGTGACATCGGCATAGCACTGAAGGCCAAGGCCGCGCCGCACACGGTGAACTCGTTCGACTTCCTCGCCGGCAAGGGCTACTTCGACCACACCAAGTGCCACCGGCTCACCACCAACGGCATCTACGTGCTGCAGTGCGGCGACCCGACGGGCCAGGGCAGCGGCGGCCCCGGCTACACCATTCCGGACGAGAACCTGAAGGACGCCAGCCTCAAGAGCAACGTCTACCCGGCGGGCACGGTCGCGATGGCCAACACCGGTCAGGCGCACACCGGCGGCAGCCAGTTCTTCCTCGTCTACCAGGACAGTCAGCTGCCGCCCAGCTACACGCCGTTCGGTACGTTGTCGGCCGACGGCATGAAGGTTCTGCAGAAGATCGCCGCCGCGGGCGAGAACACCGGCGCCGGTGACGGGGCCCCGAACGCGACGGTCGTGATCAACAAGGCGACGGTCACGAAATCCTGA